From Rhinatrema bivittatum chromosome 5, aRhiBiv1.1, whole genome shotgun sequence, the proteins below share one genomic window:
- the LOC115092044 gene encoding gap junction beta-2 protein-like, with translation MDWGTLYEVVGGVNRHSTSIGKIWLSVLFIFRILILVVAAESVWGDEQSDFTCNTLQPGCKNVCYDHYFPISHIRLWSLQLIFVATPALLVAMHVAYKRHEEKKKLLKNKKGCPDERDLEELKARKIPIRGSLWWTYTTSIFFRLLFEAAFMYTFAFLYTGFQMPRLVKCDDWPCPNIVDCFISRPTEKTVFTLFMVAVSGICMVLNVAELCFLIIQACTRRSRKYGKQHTNFVKQKEQEQNEINELYSDSCQNTISGSKLK, from the coding sequence ATGGATTGGGGAACTCTGTACGAAGTTGTAGGAGGTGTTAACAGACACTCCACTAGCATTGGCAAGATATGGCTCTCAGTCCTATTTATTTTCCGAATTCTAATACTTGTGGTGGCTGCAGAGAGTGTCTGGGGAGATGAGCAGTCTGATTTCACCTGTAATACTTTACAACCTGGATGTAAGAACGTTTGTTACGATCACTACTTCCCAATTTCCCACATTAGGCTCTGGAGCCTACAACTCATCTTTGTGGCTACTCCTGCTCTTTTAGTGGCCATGCATGTGGCCTACAAAAGGCATGAAGAGAAGAAGAAgcttttaaagaacaaaaaaggaTGTCCTGATGAGAGAGATCTAGAAGAACTAAAAGCCCGAAAAATACCCATCAGGGGGAGCTTGTGGTGGACATACACAACTAGCATATTCTTCAGGCTCCTTTTTGAAGCAGCCTTCATGTACACGTTTGCTTTCTTGTACACTGGTTTCCAAATGCCTCGTCTAGTGAAATGTGATGACTGGCCATGCCCCAACATTGTGGACTGTTTTATCTCTCGACCTACCGAAAAAACAGTGTTTACTCTTTTCATGGTTGCTGTGTCTGGTATTTGTATGGTGCTAAATGTGGCTGAATTGTGCTTCCTGATTATACAAGCTTGCACTAGAAGATctagaaaatatggaaaacaaCACACCAACTTTGTCAAACAAAAAGAACAGGAACAAAATGAGATCAATGAACTCTACTCTGATAGCTGCCAGAACACCATCTCTGGctctaaattaaaataa